From the genome of Gopherus evgoodei ecotype Sinaloan lineage chromosome 5, rGopEvg1_v1.p, whole genome shotgun sequence, one region includes:
- the CD8B gene encoding T-cell surface glycoprotein CD8 beta chain isoform X1 → MEWPWLFLYLSLHITGCQKTPPIFQTPPRIIALNNSTMELVCALKSEQFTQSGIYWYRWSKEIQDFQYVLFSNVFQKHTITNNIDKDRFNVSKGSSRHAYTLKIRKLQPLDAGTYYCAVSHSSELLFGNGTELSVVDSLPSTEKPTEKKPPPVKPLGCKTSSITPAKMRGSSCSAFILAPLVACAVILLLSLVAAIRRFQRLRRRLRLHFNKQVSK, encoded by the exons GTTGCCAGAAAACCCCACCTATATTTCAGACTCCACCACGTATTATAGCCCTGAACAACAGTACGATGGAATTGGTCTGTGCATTGAAAAGTGAACAGTTTACCCAATCAGGGATCTATTGGTACCGATGGAGCAAGGAGATCCAAGACTTCCAGTATGTactattttcaaatgtttttcagaAACACACCATCACCAACAACATCGACAAAGACAGGTTTAATGTGAGTAAAGGAAGCTCTCGGCACGCATACACTCTGAAGATCAGGAAGCTTCAGCCTTTGGACGCTGGCACATATTACTGCGCTGTCTCCCATTCCTCAGAGCTGCTCTTTGGCAATGGAACGGAGCTTAGCGTGG TCGACTCTTTGCCTTCCACTGAAAAACCTACAGAGAAAAAGCCGCCCCCAGTGAAACCTTTGGGGTGCAAAACCTCTAGCATAACTCCTGCTAAAATGAGAG GTTCTTCCTGCAGCGCCTTCATCTTGGCCCCATTAGTGGCATGTGCTGTAATTTTACTGCTGTCTCTGGTTGCTGCCATTCGTCGCTTTCAGC GCCTGCGCAGGAGACTACGGCTTCACTTCAACAAACA GGTTTCTAAGTAA
- the CD8B gene encoding T-cell surface glycoprotein CD8 beta chain isoform X2, translating into MEWPWLFLYLSLHITGCQKTPPIFQTPPRIIALNNSTMELVCALKSEQFTQSGIYWYRWSKEIQDFQYVLFSNVFQKHTITNNIDKDRFNVSKGSSRHAYTLKIRKLQPLDAGTYYCAVSHSSELLFGNGTELSVVDSLPSTEKPTEKKPPPVKPLGCKTSSITPAKMRGSSCSAFILAPLVACAVILLLSLVAAIRRFQRLRRRLRLHFNKQ; encoded by the exons GTTGCCAGAAAACCCCACCTATATTTCAGACTCCACCACGTATTATAGCCCTGAACAACAGTACGATGGAATTGGTCTGTGCATTGAAAAGTGAACAGTTTACCCAATCAGGGATCTATTGGTACCGATGGAGCAAGGAGATCCAAGACTTCCAGTATGTactattttcaaatgtttttcagaAACACACCATCACCAACAACATCGACAAAGACAGGTTTAATGTGAGTAAAGGAAGCTCTCGGCACGCATACACTCTGAAGATCAGGAAGCTTCAGCCTTTGGACGCTGGCACATATTACTGCGCTGTCTCCCATTCCTCAGAGCTGCTCTTTGGCAATGGAACGGAGCTTAGCGTGG TCGACTCTTTGCCTTCCACTGAAAAACCTACAGAGAAAAAGCCGCCCCCAGTGAAACCTTTGGGGTGCAAAACCTCTAGCATAACTCCTGCTAAAATGAGAG GTTCTTCCTGCAGCGCCTTCATCTTGGCCCCATTAGTGGCATGTGCTGTAATTTTACTGCTGTCTCTGGTTGCTGCCATTCGTCGCTTTCAGC GCCTGCGCAGGAGACTACGGCTTCACTTCAACAAACAGTAA
- the CD8B gene encoding T-cell surface glycoprotein CD8 beta chain isoform X3, translating to MEWPWLFLYLSLHITGCQKTPPIFQTPPRIIALNNSTMELVCALKSEQFTQSGIYWYRWSKEIQDFQYVLFSNVFQKHTITNNIDKDRFNVSKGSSRHAYTLKIRKLQPLDAGTYYCAVSHSSELLFGNGTELSVGSSCSAFILAPLVACAVILLLSLVAAIRRFQRLRRRLRLHFNKQVSK from the exons GTTGCCAGAAAACCCCACCTATATTTCAGACTCCACCACGTATTATAGCCCTGAACAACAGTACGATGGAATTGGTCTGTGCATTGAAAAGTGAACAGTTTACCCAATCAGGGATCTATTGGTACCGATGGAGCAAGGAGATCCAAGACTTCCAGTATGTactattttcaaatgtttttcagaAACACACCATCACCAACAACATCGACAAAGACAGGTTTAATGTGAGTAAAGGAAGCTCTCGGCACGCATACACTCTGAAGATCAGGAAGCTTCAGCCTTTGGACGCTGGCACATATTACTGCGCTGTCTCCCATTCCTCAGAGCTGCTCTTTGGCAATGGAACGGAGCTTAGCGTGG GTTCTTCCTGCAGCGCCTTCATCTTGGCCCCATTAGTGGCATGTGCTGTAATTTTACTGCTGTCTCTGGTTGCTGCCATTCGTCGCTTTCAGC GCCTGCGCAGGAGACTACGGCTTCACTTCAACAAACA GGTTTCTAAGTAA